Proteins encoded by one window of Superficieibacter sp. HKU1:
- the sinH gene encoding intimin-like inverse autotransporter SinH produces MMRLLRRLITILIAGGAMVASGVAVAEEKNPENNALPDLGSAAAQKEEQENKGKSFKEQTRDYLANSATQGFENLTPEALESQARSYLQNQVTSSTQSYIEGLMSPYGKVRSNLSVGEGGDLEGSSLDYFVPWYDNQSTLLFSQFSVQRKEDRTIGNVGIGVRQNVSDWLLGGNVFYDYDFTRGHRRLGIGAEAWIDFLRFSGNYYHPLSDWKDSDDFDFYEERPARGWDVRAETWLPFYPQLGAKLVFEQYYGDEVALFGKDNLQKDPHAVTLGLNYTPVPLLTVGTDYKAGTGDSNDFSVNATVNYQMGTPLAAQLDPENVKIQRSLMGARTDFVDRNNFIILEYREKDPLDVTLWLKASEANVHPECVVKDTPEEGIGLEKCQWTINALINHHYKIVTASWQAKNNANRTLVMPVVKANTLTEGNNNRWNLVLPAWVNASTEAEREALNSWKVRITLEDEEGHKETSGVVAITVRQGRKIELVVDNIADPDRTDHSHEASAQADGVDGVVMDVLLTDAFGDSTDRNGNELVDDAMTPELYDNNDKKVTLTDKPCSTETPCVFIAKRDKEAGTVTLSSTLPGTFRWKAKEDAYGDSNFVDVTFLGENIENLNALIYQTSASNPLNLIDKEDKHVPLDNTYRFVLWRDKNQDGVFQMSEQLSEDEMAQYEYAWEFTGQSSNGHTGAQANTTNENLVLPATNRDAAQKFAASEEDGVQGYGLRVNYRKK; encoded by the coding sequence TTGATGCGGTTGTTGCGGCGCTTAATTACAATATTAATTGCTGGAGGGGCTATGGTTGCCTCCGGTGTTGCCGTAGCCGAAGAAAAAAATCCTGAAAATAACGCATTACCCGATCTCGGCAGCGCTGCGGCGCAAAAAGAAGAGCAGGAAAACAAAGGTAAATCCTTTAAAGAACAAACCCGCGACTACCTCGCCAATTCCGCGACGCAGGGATTTGAAAATCTGACCCCGGAAGCGCTGGAATCCCAGGCGCGCAGCTATCTGCAAAATCAAGTGACCTCCTCCACGCAGTCCTATATTGAGGGGCTAATGTCGCCCTACGGGAAAGTGCGCAGCAATTTATCGGTAGGAGAGGGCGGCGATCTCGAAGGCAGTTCGCTGGACTATTTCGTTCCCTGGTATGACAACCAAAGCACGCTGCTGTTTAGCCAGTTTTCCGTTCAGCGCAAGGAAGATCGCACCATTGGTAACGTGGGCATTGGCGTGCGGCAAAACGTCAGCGACTGGCTGCTCGGCGGCAACGTCTTCTACGATTACGATTTCACCCGCGGCCATCGCCGCCTGGGTATTGGCGCCGAAGCCTGGATCGATTTTCTCCGTTTCTCCGGCAACTACTATCATCCGCTTTCCGACTGGAAAGACTCCGACGATTTCGACTTCTATGAAGAACGTCCGGCGCGCGGCTGGGACGTGCGCGCCGAGACGTGGCTGCCGTTTTATCCGCAGCTTGGCGCGAAGCTGGTGTTTGAGCAGTATTACGGCGACGAGGTGGCGCTGTTCGGCAAGGACAACCTGCAAAAAGACCCTCATGCGGTGACGCTGGGGCTGAACTATACGCCGGTGCCGCTCCTGACCGTCGGCACGGATTACAAAGCCGGCACCGGCGACAGCAATGATTTCAGCGTAAACGCGACCGTTAATTACCAGATGGGAACCCCGCTGGCGGCGCAACTCGACCCGGAAAACGTCAAAATCCAGCGCTCGCTGATGGGCGCGCGTACCGATTTTGTCGATCGCAATAACTTCATCATCCTCGAATACCGCGAAAAAGATCCGCTCGACGTCACGCTGTGGCTGAAAGCCTCGGAAGCCAACGTGCATCCAGAGTGCGTGGTGAAGGACACGCCGGAAGAGGGCATCGGCCTTGAGAAGTGTCAGTGGACGATTAACGCCCTTATCAACCACCACTACAAAATCGTCACCGCCTCCTGGCAGGCGAAAAATAACGCCAACCGCACGCTGGTGATGCCGGTGGTGAAGGCCAATACGTTAACCGAAGGCAACAACAACCGCTGGAACCTGGTGCTGCCCGCGTGGGTCAACGCCAGCACCGAAGCGGAGCGCGAGGCGCTGAATAGCTGGAAAGTCCGCATCACGCTGGAAGATGAAGAAGGCCATAAAGAGACCTCCGGCGTGGTCGCGATTACCGTTCGCCAGGGGCGCAAAATTGAACTGGTTGTCGACAATATCGCCGACCCCGACCGCACCGATCATAGCCATGAAGCCAGCGCGCAGGCTGACGGCGTAGACGGCGTGGTGATGGATGTCCTGCTCACCGACGCCTTTGGCGACAGCACCGACCGCAACGGCAACGAACTGGTGGACGACGCCATGACGCCGGAGCTGTACGACAACAACGATAAAAAAGTCACCCTGACCGATAAGCCCTGCTCAACGGAAACCCCCTGCGTGTTTATCGCCAAACGCGACAAAGAAGCGGGTACGGTCACGCTCTCCAGTACGCTGCCGGGGACCTTCCGCTGGAAGGCGAAGGAAGATGCGTATGGCGACAGTAACTTCGTCGATGTCACCTTCCTGGGCGAAAACATCGAGAATCTCAACGCGCTGATTTATCAAACCAGCGCCAGCAATCCGCTGAACCTGATTGATAAAGAAGATAAGCACGTGCCGCTTGATAACACCTATCGCTTCGTTTTATGGCGTGACAAAAACCAGGACGGCGTATTCCAGATGTCGGAACAGCTTAGCGAAGACGAAATGGCGCAGTACGAATATGCGTGGGAATTTACCGGCCAGAGCAGCAACGGCCACACCGGGGCGCAGGCCAATACCACCAATGAGAATTTAGTTCTTCCTGCCACCAACCGCGATGCGGCGCAGAAGTTTGCCGCCAGCGAAGAGGATGGCGTGCAGGGTTATGGGTTACGTGTGAATTACCGTAAAAAATAG
- a CDS encoding zinc ribbon domain-containing protein, which translates to MPLNCPACHHPLEQNGAQAHCASCHQDFTLTPLCPECRQPLEVLKACGAVDYFCQNGHGLISKKRVEFVI; encoded by the coding sequence ATGCCACTCAACTGCCCAGCCTGCCATCACCCGCTTGAACAAAACGGCGCTCAGGCGCACTGCGCGTCCTGCCATCAGGATTTCACGCTGACGCCGCTATGCCCGGAATGCCGTCAGCCGCTGGAAGTGCTTAAAGCCTGTGGCGCGGTGGATTATTTCTGCCAGAACGGTCATGGATTAATATCAAAAAAACGCGTTGAATTTGTTATTTAA
- the melR gene encoding transcriptional regulator MelR — translation MDMQPVLFDPYMCDKDDKKNRSPLALYAEHQLMDIELRPPTAMPVSHWHGQIEINVPFDDDVEYLINNEVVSIKQGHITLFWACTPHQLIRPGNCRNMAIFNLPMHLFLSWPLDRELINHVTHGMMITSKIPQQLSTFEIQRWRQEVNCQDEQIQQVAIDEIGLMLKRFSLSGWQPVLINKTSPTHKNSISRHAQFYVSQMLAFIANNYDRALTTNDVAEHVKLNSHYAMGLFQRVMQLTIKQYITIMRINHVRALLCDTDKTILDVAFTAGFCSSSRFYSIFNKYTGMSPQQYRKLSQQRRQNVGA, via the coding sequence ATGGATATGCAGCCCGTTCTCTTCGACCCGTATATGTGTGATAAAGACGATAAAAAAAATCGTAGCCCGTTGGCGCTCTATGCTGAGCATCAACTTATGGATATTGAGCTACGCCCGCCGACCGCGATGCCTGTTAGCCACTGGCACGGACAAATTGAGATCAATGTTCCTTTTGATGACGATGTGGAATACCTGATTAACAATGAAGTCGTTTCAATAAAGCAAGGGCATATCACCTTATTCTGGGCGTGTACGCCGCATCAGCTCATTCGTCCCGGCAACTGCCGGAATATGGCGATTTTTAATCTGCCGATGCACCTGTTTCTTTCCTGGCCGCTTGACAGGGAATTAATTAACCACGTCACGCACGGGATGATGATCACATCGAAGATCCCGCAGCAGCTTAGCACTTTTGAGATCCAGCGCTGGCGGCAAGAAGTTAATTGTCAGGATGAACAGATCCAGCAAGTCGCCATCGATGAAATTGGCCTGATGTTAAAACGCTTTAGTCTTTCAGGCTGGCAGCCGGTTTTGATCAACAAAACCTCGCCGACCCACAAAAATAGTATTTCTCGCCACGCCCAATTTTATGTAAGCCAGATGCTGGCTTTTATTGCCAATAATTATGACCGGGCGCTCACCACTAACGATGTCGCCGAGCACGTTAAGCTGAATTCCCACTACGCAATGGGACTCTTCCAGCGCGTTATGCAGCTTACCATAAAGCAGTACATTACCATCATGCGCATTAATCACGTTCGGGCGCTGTTGTGCGATACCGATAAAACAATCCTGGACGTGGCATTTACCGCGGGGTTTTGTTCCAGCAGCCGCTTTTACAGCATTTTCAATAAGTATACCGGCATGTCGCCGCAACAATATCGTAAGCTAAGCCAACAGCGGCGGCAAAACGTCGGCGCCTGA
- a CDS encoding SinI family autotransporter-associated protein, whose amino-acid sequence MQSTLTRRLTKVALALVLAGYCTVPAAMADETRGNLKEGQWQVSGTTGTIQGTVPWINRLPASTTEADKNHVTVTIDRSGRPGGSTVTTDGDKQLHIGDKLTVTWGVGDEQGDVDATNETKKTIQWMSYTDQDGNGETEIGTKGSETYTIKAADADKYIGLKITATTTTGDPRVAEEIILKDLSTDAGGGSDSDDIPEGPVVDDNVNVIIVDMADQSVNLLKKPDAKLHTGHSYKVVLWKDTNDNDTYDTGVDTNVTNNYDYQWVFTGHSATDTTAPAGPVDSSVQNQDLQIPETNAEASSVLPGAGADGVQGYGLSVKYKRK is encoded by the coding sequence ATGCAATCAACATTGACACGACGGCTGACGAAGGTCGCGCTGGCGCTGGTCCTCGCCGGGTATTGTACCGTACCGGCGGCGATGGCCGACGAAACGCGCGGCAACCTGAAAGAGGGTCAGTGGCAGGTAAGCGGTACTACCGGCACCATTCAGGGTACTGTACCGTGGATTAACCGCCTGCCTGCCTCCACAACGGAAGCGGATAAAAACCATGTGACGGTGACAATCGACCGTTCCGGGCGTCCAGGCGGTTCCACCGTGACAACCGATGGCGACAAACAGTTGCATATCGGCGATAAGCTGACCGTAACCTGGGGAGTGGGCGATGAGCAGGGCGACGTCGATGCGACTAACGAGACGAAAAAAACCATTCAATGGATGAGCTATACCGATCAGGACGGCAACGGCGAAACCGAAATTGGTACTAAAGGCAGCGAGACCTACACCATTAAGGCCGCCGATGCGGACAAATATATCGGTCTGAAAATCACGGCGACTACGACCACCGGCGATCCGCGCGTGGCCGAGGAAATTATCCTCAAAGACCTCTCGACCGATGCGGGCGGCGGCTCCGACAGCGATGATATTCCGGAAGGTCCGGTTGTTGACGATAACGTTAATGTGATCATCGTCGATATGGCCGATCAGTCGGTTAACCTGCTCAAAAAACCGGACGCCAAACTGCACACCGGTCACAGCTACAAAGTGGTGCTGTGGAAAGATACTAACGATAACGACACCTACGACACCGGCGTGGATACCAACGTTACCAACAATTACGACTACCAGTGGGTCTTCACCGGCCACAGCGCAACCGACACCACTGCGCCAGCCGGCCCGGTCGACTCCAGCGTACAAAACCAGGATCTGCAGATACCGGAAACCAACGCCGAGGCAAGCTCTGTCCTCCCCGGCGCGGGTGCGGATGGCGTTCAGGGCTACGGTCTGTCCGTCAAATACAAACGCAAATAA